In the genome of Leptospira ryugenii, the window ATAAAAAAACATAGAAGGAAAATATCCCGATGAATAGATACAAAAACCCAAAGAGAATGAGAAATCCATCTTTCTTTATCTGGTATTGCCATAAATCCGACATGGATCCGTACACAACTGGGTTTAAAACCATGCGGTCTTTTTGGCCAAAAATAGAGATATTCAATTCACACTGGCTGGCAGTTGCCTGCACAAAAAGATTCTTAGAGCCAGACCGTTCTCCTTCCGGAGGATGGATGAGAATTTGGTTACAGAATGAAATGATAGTAGGAGCATTCACTGTGACCATTACGTACCAGGGACGATGTTCTGAGCTCAGAACTGTTTTTCTATGCTGTACTCTGATGCTGGCGCCAGACTTCTCTAGGCTTATCTGATCCCACTCAATTTCTCTTTTATCTCCCGGGAAGGTACAAGATGAGAAACCCAAGCCATAAAGAATTAAAAATAGAATAAGATAGCTACCTTTCACTTTGCCTAGGTTTAAAAAGCATTTTAGAAAGCGTCAATGAGAAGACAAAGGAGAGAATCTCGTTCACAAAAAAATTACGTAATTCCTAATTTGCTAAATTACCCTAGAATCAAGGAACAACCGTTATGGAAATCACACGCTCTACAAAACCATGAGCATTCGTAGCTCGAATCGTAAAATTTGTAGGGCCAAAAGTCGTAGAAGAAGTTCCCATTATTTGGCATGTTGTATTGTTAAGTGAAAAGCCAGTGGGGAGCGAGGGAGTCGATAGACAGCTGATGAGAGGGGTTCCGGTAAGCTGGACTTCCCAAGCAGGTAAAGGATTTGCATTAACAGGGAGAGTGAAGGGAGAACCAGGATAACTCAATGTAGGTGGTGCAGTGGATGCATTCACTGTCATCTGGATATCGGTTGAGCCAGTTCCGAAGGAATTGGTCGCTGTAATCGTATAGGTATTTGAAGAAGAAGTAGAAGTAGGCGTACCAGATATGGTACAACTTGTATTGATTGATAAACCGGCTGGAAGCGTCGGAGAGGATGTGCATGCTGAAAAAGGTGTTTCGGTAACAGTAGCGACCAAACTACTGATGGCCGTATTTTGCGTAAAACTAAACGGTGAACCTGTATAACTTAGAGTTGGGACGGAGCCTACCGTAATTTGGATCACTTTTGTATCGGAACCTGCCCCGTTCGCAGCTGTGATGCTATAGTTCATACTCGTTTGGTTTGCCGTTGGTGTCCCAGTGATGGCGCAAGTGCTCGGATTGATGCTAAGCCCCGCAGGTAAACCCGGACTGGAACTACAGGATGTTGGGGAACTTCCAGTAAGAGTTGGTGTGATGGCGGTGATCGCCACATTCCTAGTGAAGGAAAAACTTGAGGGACTAAAGCTGAGTGTGGGTGCGACGGTTTGTGGGTTGATACGAATGTCGATAACGGCATTGGCACTTCCCGATCCGTTGCTCGCCATGATCGTATAGTTGGTCGCTGATTGAGTGTTTGTTGGAGTACCTGAGATAGCACAATTGCCATTATTCAAACTTAAACCTGCGGGCAAGGGAGGACTAGCCGAACAAGATGTCAAACTACTACCTGTTAGATTGGCAGAGATCGTTGTGATAGCTGTGCCTGCTGTAAAGGTAAAGGTCGAACCTGTGTAGCTAATTGTCGGCGCAATGGTGGCCGCTGAAACTTGGATGGAGATTTGGGTAGTATTGGAACCAAAAGCATTCGATGCCGTGATTGTATGCAATGTTGATGATTGTGTCGAAGTTGGAGTTCCTGAAATGACGCAGGTAGTATTGTTAATCGAAAGTCCTGTGGGTAGATTTGGATTTGCGTTGCATGATGTCGGACTGTTTCCTGTCAAAGTTGGAGACAAACTCGCAATGGCGTTTCCTTGTGTATACACAAATGGTGAGCCCGCATAACTGATACTTGGCGCAACCCCTGTAGCCAGAACTTGTATATTCATTGAGAAAGTAGCACTTCCAAATGCATTCGCGGCGGTTATTACATATGTAGTACTTGCTTGTG includes:
- a CDS encoding Ig domain-containing protein; amino-acid sequence: MRNLISAFPILLVQLFFLGNCIFVLEDKGCLSNSSCSEKTGNGLILALLALSDQTISDSSNTQFNARPPRVSYANQTYVLPFLAEVSIPAITEGTPFTNCTIFPSPYPSIKLNPENCDLSGYAYFWHPVIEHTVVASNQFGTATTTIQFGTFFLSQSPTISYTSNSIILTRNAAITPIHPSVLSGQSPITCSTNTSLPAGLTISASTCVISGTPTTAQASTTYVITAANAFGSATFSMNIQVLATGVAPSISYAGSPFVYTQGNAIASLSPTLTGNSPTSCNANPNLPTGLSINNTTCVISGTPTSTQSSTLHTITASNAFGSNTTQISIQVSAATIAPTISYTGSTFTFTAGTAITTISANLTGSSLTSCSASPPLPAGLSLNNGNCAISGTPTNTQSATNYTIMASNGSGSANAVIDIRINPQTVAPTLSFSPSSFSFTRNVAITAITPTLTGSSPTSCSSSPGLPAGLSINPSTCAITGTPTANQTSMNYSITAANGAGSDTKVIQITVGSVPTLSYTGSPFSFTQNTAISSLVATVTETPFSACTSSPTLPAGLSINTSCTISGTPTSTSSSNTYTITATNSFGTGSTDIQMTVNASTAPPTLSYPGSPFTLPVNANPLPAWEVQLTGTPLISCLSTPSLPTGFSLNNTTCQIMGTSSTTFGPTNFTIRATNAHGFVERVISITVVP